Proteins found in one Candidatus Wallbacteria bacterium genomic segment:
- a CDS encoding M55 family metallopeptidase produces MKIYISIDMEGIPGTFNWVQEKDFRSEVRKCMSMHLESVIRGIHESFANPSIDEIVVADSHSAGDSISYEFSAIDDRLHLISGGPRPQYMMPAFSSEFSMVFLIGYHGGKGLINSNMDHTYSSSCIHRFEINGMEVNEALINAAYAGCYGVPVTLITGDSSLKRQLTDSGLGKADFIVTKSAVSRFAAKNRPINVVRRETQAAVINVLKHGSSAYPVFKFHPPVRMKITFINTAMADVAALMPGVRRLDGSTVEFIHDDFKIGFDAIMAIIYIAYHGK; encoded by the coding sequence ATGAAGATCTATATATCCATTGATATGGAAGGCATACCAGGAACTTTCAACTGGGTCCAGGAAAAGGATTTCAGGAGCGAAGTGCGGAAATGCATGTCAATGCATCTGGAATCAGTGATCAGGGGTATCCATGAAAGCTTTGCCAACCCGTCAATCGATGAGATTGTAGTGGCTGATTCACATTCCGCAGGTGACAGCATTTCCTATGAATTTTCTGCCATTGACGACAGGCTGCATCTGATTTCAGGAGGCCCCAGGCCTCAGTATATGATGCCGGCATTTTCCAGTGAATTTTCCATGGTATTCCTGATCGGATACCACGGTGGAAAAGGGCTGATCAACTCCAACATGGATCATACATATTCTTCTTCCTGCATACACCGTTTTGAAATCAACGGCATGGAAGTCAACGAAGCTCTGATCAACGCCGCCTATGCCGGTTGCTACGGTGTTCCTGTCACCCTGATCACAGGCGACTCCTCGCTGAAGCGTCAGCTCACAGACTCCGGACTCGGCAAAGCGGATTTCATCGTCACCAAGAGCGCAGTTTCGCGTTTTGCAGCCAAAAACCGACCTATAAATGTCGTACGCAGGGAAACTCAGGCCGCTGTAATTAATGTTTTAAAACATGGATCTTCTGCATATCCTGTTTTCAAATTCCATCCACCTGTGCGTATGAAGATCACTTTCATCAATACCGCGATGGCTGATGTTGCAGCTTTGATGCCGGGCGTCAGGCGTCTTGACGGCTCTACAGTCGAATTCATTCATGACGATTTCAAAATCGGATTTGACGCGATCATGGCAATTATTTACATCGCTTATCACGGGAAATAA
- a CDS encoding peptide-binding protein — translation MRGKLLFLLPLFVFFLIGCGENGSGVTKTFKLPVPSGTPETIVEDVESVDYGDTIVYHLDSDALSLNPLLCDDIYSREIVRWIFNGLVTPDEHLKLKPDLAETFEVAADGKSATFHLRKGVKWHDGEEFTAEDVVFTYQTIIDPGTRSRLRFDFSMIDTIETADKYTLTVKYSKPYADALNIWANCIVSRHAFENKGLDPNLQPVGTGPYRFVEWLPHDHLLLEANKDYFRGRPFVDHYMFKYMADFTQAFQMLKRGELDLMFLTADQYLKQASDREFMNRFTIYLYNSYYTIVSYNLRNPLFQSSKVRKALTMAMDRQSIVDEVFKGYAYVPARPFVPPYLKFEKKLDSWPYSPSTAKILFESEGWRDTDGDGILDKNGQKFEFDMIAVHGNKNRELASQIIEKSLKDNGVLAHIHFIELGEFMRSLYIGQFSGLLVGLMLSDDPYQYFHSSQIFDLKTGNTGLNLIAYHNPEVDELLDRIRTELDPAARMNLLQRFHEIIQEDQPGTFLYSDMTILAVSKRIRGIKSAPDWIFHDLESWYVPKKLQKYGEITH, via the coding sequence ATGCGCGGTAAACTTTTGTTTCTGTTGCCATTGTTTGTTTTTTTCCTAATCGGTTGTGGCGAAAACGGATCCGGTGTCACAAAAACCTTTAAACTGCCTGTTCCATCAGGCACTCCGGAAACAATCGTGGAAGACGTGGAATCAGTTGATTACGGCGATACGATCGTCTATCACCTTGATTCTGACGCCTTGAGCCTGAATCCGCTGCTCTGCGACGATATCTATTCCAGAGAGATTGTGCGCTGGATTTTCAACGGTCTTGTCACACCGGATGAGCATTTGAAACTTAAGCCGGATCTTGCTGAAACTTTTGAAGTAGCAGCAGACGGGAAATCTGCGACCTTCCATCTGAGAAAAGGGGTGAAATGGCATGACGGCGAGGAATTCACAGCTGAAGATGTTGTTTTCACCTATCAGACTATCATCGATCCAGGCACCAGATCCAGGCTGCGCTTCGATTTTTCCATGATCGACACGATAGAAACTGCAGACAAATATACGCTGACAGTGAAATATTCCAAACCATATGCTGACGCTTTGAACATCTGGGCGAACTGTATTGTGTCGAGACATGCCTTTGAAAACAAGGGCTTGGACCCGAACCTCCAGCCGGTCGGGACAGGACCCTACCGATTTGTGGAATGGCTTCCCCATGATCATCTCCTGCTTGAAGCCAACAAAGATTATTTCCGGGGACGTCCGTTCGTGGACCATTACATGTTCAAATACATGGCTGATTTCACCCAGGCTTTCCAGATGCTGAAGAGGGGTGAGCTGGACCTGATGTTCCTGACAGCCGATCAATACCTGAAGCAGGCTTCAGACCGCGAATTCATGAACAGGTTCACCATCTATCTGTATAACTCCTATTACACCATCGTCAGCTACAATCTGCGCAATCCTCTTTTTCAGAGTTCAAAAGTTCGCAAGGCTCTGACCATGGCAATGGACCGCCAGTCAATCGTGGATGAAGTCTTCAAGGGCTACGCATATGTTCCGGCCAGACCTTTTGTTCCACCATATCTGAAATTCGAGAAAAAGCTTGATTCATGGCCCTATTCTCCTTCTACAGCAAAGATTCTTTTTGAATCCGAGGGATGGCGCGATACTGACGGGGACGGAATCCTGGATAAAAACGGGCAGAAATTCGAGTTTGACATGATCGCTGTACACGGCAACAAGAATCGGGAACTGGCATCCCAGATCATTGAAAAAAGCCTCAAGGATAACGGTGTGCTTGCTCATATCCATTTTATAGAACTGGGTGAGTTTATGAGATCACTCTACATTGGGCAGTTTTCCGGATTGCTGGTAGGCCTGATGCTGTCTGATGACCCTTACCAGTATTTCCATTCCTCCCAGATTTTTGATCTCAAAACAGGAAACACCGGGCTGAATCTGATCGCTTATCACAACCCGGAAGTTGACGAACTCCTAGACAGGATCCGCACTGAACTCGACCCTGCAGCAAGGATGAACCTTCTGCAGCGCTTCCATGAAATCATCCAGGAAGACCAGCCCGGGACATTTCTTTACTCAGATATGACAATCCTGGCTGTCAGCAAACGGATCCGCGGGATCAAATCCGCACCTGACTGGATTTTCCATGACCTTGAAAGCTGGTATGTGCCGAAGAAACTCCAGAAATACGGAGAGATAACCCACTGA
- a CDS encoding response regulator yields the protein MPKKILVCDDDLDFARLIMAKLKSEGYEVVIAADSIQSVALAHKEKPDLILLDIKMPAGGVYTVHEKLRLSSATMSIPVILVSALPFETVREHAAQLGVSDFQIKPCQPEEIIKKIEKLI from the coding sequence ATGCCAAAAAAAATATTGGTCTGCGACGATGACCTGGATTTTGCGAGACTGATCATGGCCAAACTGAAATCCGAAGGGTATGAAGTTGTGATAGCAGCAGACAGCATCCAAAGTGTTGCCTTGGCACACAAAGAAAAACCGGATCTGATCCTCCTTGACATTAAAATGCCGGCAGGAGGCGTTTATACGGTTCATGAAAAATTGAGACTGTCGTCTGCCACCATGTCGATCCCTGTAATATTAGTCTCTGCCCTGCCATTTGAAACTGTTAGGGAACACGCAGCTCAACTGGGGGTCTCAGATTTCCAGATTAAACCTTGTCAGCCTGAAGAAATAATAAAAAAGATTGAAAAACTTATCTGA
- a CDS encoding SH3 domain-containing protein — MQKILILALICVLFQPVQARGVLDALNQYADAVENRTVYQRFLTTQPDQDAGLSELLAKEDAARREIENLLSDDDDIRSIALGYICDSMEVSRAVYFKDIFRDKAFSRLNSRLDKRIARGTEKAADCNLSNAKISAWIVSDVALLDQPDLTGTAAAVIGKDTAVSIISSSNNWFLVQDQDGLQGYVHSMFLRFEPVALTAKSFLEPKSLDLSSPVQGRVITHGANFRLGPGMNFEIICTLDYFTGITIISGQGDWLQAKIADGRTGYIHKDLVRISSSGLNAGATHKGFITTPSGANVRTGPGTSYSKITALPNGTGVTVIGESGKWFNLIIPDGRKGYIHVNLVTLDYTPTVPVNDDNPVAPDEIDIPPDLSAFTRIDDQKPTYYFTEREEGFPTSGSLYGNNYNGSERKDILTPEGKKIATTSGRFFAALCMEGSGIIKDGRTCSFVSNKRFQVAPQGCLGITCTGYWVVPFHTLAVNRNEMPYKGVYFIPESRGLKLPNGQTHDGYWFAHDTGGADDFNGTPKHRCDMYADKTEYWKWMEANFKPSFSPFKAYRVDDETKNKVYDKYKNQLGK, encoded by the coding sequence ATGCAAAAGATTCTGATTCTTGCCTTAATCTGCGTTTTATTCCAGCCGGTTCAGGCGAGAGGCGTTCTGGACGCACTCAACCAGTATGCCGACGCTGTCGAGAACAGAACCGTATACCAGCGCTTCCTCACCACCCAGCCTGACCAGGATGCAGGGCTCAGCGAACTGCTCGCAAAGGAAGATGCAGCCAGAAGAGAGATCGAGAATCTGCTCAGCGATGATGACGATATCCGCTCAATCGCCTTAGGCTATATCTGCGATTCCATGGAAGTTTCCAGAGCGGTTTATTTCAAGGATATTTTCCGCGACAAGGCGTTCAGCAGACTCAATTCCCGGCTTGACAAGCGGATTGCCAGAGGAACTGAAAAGGCCGCGGATTGCAATCTGAGCAACGCTAAGATTTCAGCCTGGATTGTTTCAGATGTGGCGCTGCTTGATCAGCCGGATCTGACCGGCACAGCAGCTGCTGTGATCGGAAAAGATACTGCGGTCAGCATCATCTCGTCTTCAAACAACTGGTTTCTCGTTCAGGACCAGGACGGCCTGCAGGGCTATGTCCATTCCATGTTTCTGAGATTCGAACCTGTGGCATTGACAGCCAAATCTTTCCTGGAACCGAAAAGCCTTGATCTGAGCTCTCCTGTCCAGGGAAGGGTGATCACGCATGGCGCCAATTTCCGCCTGGGACCTGGAATGAATTTTGAGATAATCTGCACTTTGGATTATTTTACAGGAATCACTATCATCTCAGGCCAGGGCGACTGGCTGCAGGCAAAGATCGCAGACGGACGAACCGGCTATATCCACAAAGACCTGGTCAGGATTTCCTCCTCTGGGCTGAATGCGGGTGCCACCCACAAGGGATTTATCACCACTCCCAGCGGAGCCAATGTCAGAACCGGTCCAGGCACCTCCTATTCAAAGATCACGGCACTGCCGAACGGCACAGGAGTCACTGTGATCGGCGAGAGCGGGAAATGGTTCAATCTAATCATCCCTGACGGGCGCAAGGGTTATATCCATGTAAATCTGGTCACCCTTGATTACACTCCGACTGTCCCTGTCAATGACGACAACCCGGTCGCACCTGACGAGATCGACATCCCGCCTGATCTTTCGGCTTTCACTAGAATCGATGATCAGAAGCCGACTTATTATTTCACTGAGCGTGAAGAAGGGTTCCCGACTTCAGGCAGCCTGTATGGGAATAATTACAATGGTTCTGAACGCAAGGACATCCTGACTCCTGAAGGCAAAAAGATAGCCACCACCAGCGGCAGATTTTTCGCAGCCCTCTGCATGGAAGGCAGCGGAATCATCAAGGACGGACGCACCTGCTCCTTTGTCTCCAACAAGCGATTCCAGGTTGCTCCCCAGGGCTGCCTGGGCATCACCTGCACCGGTTACTGGGTAGTCCCGTTCCACACCCTGGCCGTCAACCGCAATGAAATGCCGTATAAAGGCGTGTATTTCATCCCAGAATCCCGCGGTCTGAAGCTTCCAAACGGGCAAACCCACGACGGTTACTGGTTCGCGCACGACACAGGCGGGGCAGACGACTTCAACGGCACGCCCAAGCACCGCTGCGACATGTATGCAGACAAGACCGAATACTGGAAATGGATGGAAGCGAATTTCAAGCCCTCGTTCAGCCCGTTTAAGGCCTACCGGGTGGACGACGAGACAAAGAACAAGGTTTACGACAAATACAAGAATCAGCTGGGAAAATAG
- a CDS encoding class I SAM-dependent methyltransferase produces MKQLTGPDLSGLKVLELGCASGVFSKEMTSMGARVTGVDLSEKLLSIARSENPDSRFILADASSLPLKRSAFDLVAASLLMHYFKDLRPFFSEAARVLKKNGAFVFSFHHPVHEIMELKNGKKFVPGNYFDHREYSWKMLGRTIPSFHHTFEEITTGLNDCGFVLEKLLEPQPDQLGEKINPKAFEMTSEFPVFAAIRARLSG; encoded by the coding sequence ATGAAGCAGTTGACAGGGCCGGATTTGTCAGGCCTGAAAGTGCTGGAACTCGGCTGCGCTTCAGGGGTATTTTCTAAAGAAATGACCAGCATGGGAGCCAGAGTGACAGGCGTAGACCTGTCTGAAAAGCTGCTCTCAATCGCGAGATCAGAGAACCCTGACTCCAGGTTTATCCTGGCTGACGCCTCTTCCCTGCCCCTGAAAAGATCAGCCTTCGATCTGGTCGCAGCAAGCCTGCTGATGCATTATTTCAAGGACCTGCGGCCTTTCTTCTCTGAAGCGGCCCGGGTGCTGAAAAAAAACGGAGCATTCGTGTTTTCGTTTCATCACCCTGTACACGAAATAATGGAGCTGAAAAACGGGAAAAAATTCGTGCCAGGCAATTACTTCGATCACAGGGAATACTCCTGGAAAATGCTTGGCCGGACTATTCCCTCTTTTCATCACACTTTCGAAGAAATTACCACAGGACTGAACGATTGCGGATTTGTGCTGGAGAAACTGCTGGAGCCTCAGCCTGATCAGCTGGGTGAAAAAATCAATCCCAAGGCTTTTGAAATGACCAGCGAGTTCCCGGTTTTCGCGGCGATCAGGGCGCGACTGAGCGGATGA
- a CDS encoding DsrE family protein, with translation MSFLRLEQLPGDDTFLKKCLDSGIYQGFVVTDQRSARTLELRLSGLGFTTVIRERERGFYVKINSSLDRDLWLPEENLQNEAYLFKTPYIGDTPEALGDTLLCSFFFDLLASFLKPQYLIFISGAVKLVTEGSPILQMLQELESEGLKILCCRTSLEAYDLTKRIRTGKIVNMADIIQVFNQVKRVISL, from the coding sequence ATGAGTTTTCTGCGTCTCGAACAGCTTCCCGGCGATGACACCTTTCTGAAAAAATGCCTTGATTCCGGAATTTACCAGGGATTCGTAGTCACTGACCAGCGCTCAGCCAGAACTCTTGAACTGCGGCTTTCCGGCCTGGGGTTCACTACTGTGATCCGTGAGCGGGAGCGGGGCTTTTATGTCAAGATCAACTCCAGCCTGGACCGCGATCTTTGGCTGCCAGAGGAAAACCTTCAGAACGAAGCCTATCTTTTTAAAACCCCGTACATCGGGGATACTCCTGAAGCACTTGGCGACACCCTGCTCTGCAGCTTTTTCTTCGACCTGCTGGCGTCCTTTCTCAAACCCCAGTATCTCATTTTCATCTCAGGAGCAGTAAAACTGGTCACAGAAGGTTCCCCGATTCTTCAGATGCTTCAGGAACTTGAATCCGAAGGATTGAAGATACTCTGCTGCCGCACTTCACTGGAAGCATATGATCTGACCAAACGGATACGGACAGGTAAAATTGTGAACATGGCAGACATTATCCAGGTTTTCAATCAGGTCAAGCGGGTAATCAGTCTATGA